The Haloprofundus salinisoli genome includes a region encoding these proteins:
- a CDS encoding permease, which yields MSIGDQTVRAAELIVGMTWETWWALVLGFTLSGAVEAFVSEERMTEILGDDGWREAALGTAFGAAASSCSYSAVGTARTLFKKGASGVAALAAFMFASTDLVFELGLVIWVLLGWQFVLGEYVGGLVAVAVMVAAFRYVVPQSWFEDARERVRAHDDDECAACGMDAGDDDAVYVDAFPDAVFCCEGCLTAYEARTDVAGDSSLGERVLSRAGWKSAASATTKDWEMLWDDIAVGFVVAGLVGAFVPTAWWTALFSADGSFEAVVVNVVLGVVIGVLTFMCSVGNVPFALVLWTNGLPFGGILAFIYGDLLIPPLVNLYRKYYGWRLAAALSLSLFLSAVVAGAVVHVVFDGIGLIPPQGTVDGTLSGEYTTVLNLALTPVFLAQVYVTFGRDGIERRLVTGAAKFLRLAEWIVGTVAVLGTAVGVVANVLDALGEMLYDVGGRSRETVRRARLRAIRRWRSRPNAEATDETAGTAEGDE from the coding sequence ATGTCGATAGGAGACCAGACCGTTCGAGCAGCAGAACTCATCGTCGGAATGACCTGGGAGACGTGGTGGGCGCTCGTCCTCGGCTTCACCCTCTCGGGGGCCGTCGAGGCGTTCGTCAGCGAAGAGCGGATGACCGAGATACTCGGCGACGACGGCTGGAGAGAGGCTGCCCTCGGCACCGCCTTCGGGGCGGCGGCGTCGAGTTGCTCGTACTCGGCCGTCGGCACCGCTCGCACACTGTTCAAGAAAGGCGCATCCGGCGTCGCCGCGCTCGCTGCGTTCATGTTCGCGAGCACCGACCTCGTCTTCGAACTCGGCCTCGTGATATGGGTGCTTCTCGGCTGGCAGTTCGTCCTCGGCGAGTACGTCGGCGGCCTCGTCGCCGTCGCCGTGATGGTCGCCGCGTTCCGGTACGTCGTCCCCCAATCGTGGTTCGAGGACGCGCGCGAACGCGTCCGAGCACACGACGACGACGAGTGCGCCGCCTGCGGTATGGACGCCGGCGACGACGATGCGGTGTACGTCGACGCGTTTCCCGATGCGGTCTTCTGCTGCGAGGGCTGTCTCACCGCCTACGAGGCGCGTACCGATGTCGCAGGCGATAGCTCGCTTGGCGAGCGCGTCCTCTCTCGTGCCGGATGGAAGAGCGCCGCGAGCGCCACGACGAAAGACTGGGAGATGCTATGGGACGACATCGCCGTCGGCTTCGTCGTCGCGGGTCTCGTCGGCGCGTTCGTTCCGACGGCGTGGTGGACGGCGCTGTTCAGCGCCGACGGGAGTTTCGAGGCCGTCGTCGTCAACGTCGTTCTCGGCGTCGTCATCGGGGTTCTCACGTTCATGTGTTCGGTCGGGAACGTCCCGTTCGCGCTCGTCCTCTGGACGAACGGGTTGCCGTTCGGCGGGATTCTAGCGTTCATCTACGGTGATCTGCTCATCCCGCCGCTCGTGAACCTCTATCGCAAGTACTACGGCTGGCGACTCGCCGCCGCGCTCTCGCTGTCACTGTTTCTCTCCGCAGTCGTCGCGGGCGCGGTCGTCCACGTCGTCTTCGACGGCATTGGGCTGATTCCGCCGCAGGGAACCGTCGATGGAACGCTCTCGGGCGAGTACACGACGGTGCTGAACCTCGCGTTGACGCCGGTGTTTCTCGCGCAGGTGTACGTGACGTTCGGTCGTGACGGCATCGAGCGGCGACTCGTGACGGGCGCGGCGAAATTCCTGCGCCTCGCCGAATGGATCGTCGGCACGGTGGCCGTGCTCGGAACAGCCGTCGGCGTCGTCGCCAACGTCCTCGACGCGCTCGGAGAGATGCTTTACGACGTTGGCGGACGCTCCCGGGAGACGGTTCGACGCGCCCGGCTCCGAGCAATTCGGCGGTGGCGGAGCCGACCGAACGCGGAGGCGACCGACGAAACGGCAGGAACCGCGGAGGGTGACGAATGA